The segment AGCGCCTGTTCGTCCGCCTTCAAAGGGCGCTCGAAAGTTGTGACGTCCAAAATCGTTCCATCCCATATTTGACATTGGCGACATCCTCGTCCGTGCCGAGCAATTCGAACTTGTAAAGGTACGGTACCCGACATTTCTGTGAGATCACGTCGCCGGCGAGACAGAACGTCTCGCCGAAATTACTGTTGCCCGCGGCGATCACGCCCCGGAGATGAGAGCGGTTGTCCGCATCATTGAGGAAGCGGATGACCTGTTTTGGAACGGCCCCTTTGCCATCGTCACCCGAATAGGTTGGCACGATCAGAACATAAGGTTCATTGATCGACGCATTGCCGCTCCGTGGGCTGACGGGGATACGTGACGCGCGCAAACCAAGCTTGCCGACAAAGCGATGGGTGTTTTCCGACGCACTGGAAAAATAGACAATCAGCCCCATCGCCAGACACTCACGCCAACGCGTTGATCATGTCGGGACGAAAACCCGCCCAATGGGTATCGCCAGCGATGACGACGGGAACCTGCCGATAGCCAAGACCTTGAACCTTGGCATAGGCATCCTCATCGACGGAAATGTCGACGATGTGGTAGTCGAGGCCCTGGCGATCGAGCGCGCGGGTGGTTGCGCTGCACTGGACGCAGGCAGGTTTGCTGTAAACGGTGATGGTCATCATATCCTCGTTGGGTTTTGATTTTTGGCCGCAGAAAGGCCTCCGAAGACGTCGTTGCCGACGCTCGTTTCTGGACATTGAGTGGGAGAATGACAGGAGCTCAGACGCTCTTCAGCGACCGTCTTCGTTTAAACGCCGGACCGTTACAGGAAAAATCACGCATGCCTTCACCCCGAAGTGTTTTGACGGATTGTCGGCAAGGAAACGCGGACAAGCGACATCATATCGCTTGCCGTCACGCGACCTTCCGGGCACCCCGCCCGTGGACGTTTTCGTTTGAGGCAGGTCTCCTGGCTCGCGGGTCGTCGCATCCATCCTCGCCTTCCCGAAACATGATGTTTCAGTGGCTTTCACTGGACAAATGCTCGCCGCTTACAGTTGCGGGGGCAGCTTCGGCATTGCCCGACCATCTCTGGTCCGGCGCACCGCATTCCCGTCTTAGCTTTCGATTCATACGGAGAATCGAAAGAACCTCGAACACTATATATGGTATACGAGGTTGAGTTTTCGTCAACAACTATACCGCCTAACGGATAGCTCTCCCCAGGAAAAATGCAGTAGCTTTTCAACCGCACGACACGATCGTTGGCACTCATGGCCGAAGGACTCGATCTGCATGACCGTGCGCTTCAGTTGTTGCGCGATGCCGAAGAAATCGAACAGGTGGCGAAAGCCGAACGGGCGGATACCCTTCGCCTTTCGGATTGGGCCTATCGGACTTGGCCTATCAGACTGGGCCTTAATCCATTGGCTGACTGGAATGAGAGAGGATGCTACGGGCGGAGATCACACTCGAATTCATGAAACTTCGTACTTGCGCGCCAGACGTTTGATGCCTAAATTTGGATAATGTCTGATCATTCGTCTCAACGGTTGTCGCCGTCAAATATCCCAATGGATGCGCTGAGCGAAGTTCTACAAGACTTTCGCTTGAGTGGGGTCAATTATGGGCGTTGCGAACTGCGACATCCGTGGAGCATTGCCCTGCCGCAGCAACAACTGCTTCGGTTCCACTTTGTCAGCCAAAGTCCATGCTGGATTCATACCGAAGCCCAAGGGTGGCAGGAATTGCATGATGGGGATCTGGTGCTACTGCCGCAAGGTATCGCACATCGATTGGCCAGTGCGCCGGATGTTGAGGGCGACTCGCTCAAAAGCTGTCAGATAAAAAGGTTGAGCAGCAAGGTTTGCGAATTGGTGCGGGAAG is part of the Agrobacterium vitis genome and harbors:
- the nrdI gene encoding class Ib ribonucleoside-diphosphate reductase assembly flavoprotein NrdI, producing MGLIVYFSSASENTHRFVGKLGLRASRIPVSPRSGNASINEPYVLIVPTYSGDDGKGAVPKQVIRFLNDADNRSHLRGVIAAGNSNFGETFCLAGDVISQKCRVPYLYKFELLGTDEDVANVKYGMERFWTSQLSSAL
- the nrdH gene encoding glutaredoxin-like protein NrdH, giving the protein MTITVYSKPACVQCSATTRALDRQGLDYHIVDISVDEDAYAKVQGLGYRQVPVVIAGDTHWAGFRPDMINALA